Proteins encoded in a region of the Balaenoptera musculus isolate JJ_BM4_2016_0621 chromosome 5, mBalMus1.pri.v3, whole genome shotgun sequence genome:
- the THAP6 gene encoding THAP domain-containing protein 6 isoform X2, whose protein sequence is MVKCCSAVGCASRCLPNSKLKGLTFHVFPTDENVKRKWILAMKRLDVNAVDTWEPKKGDVLCSRHFKKTDFDRSAPNIKLKPGVIPSIFDSPSHSQEHSYSVMDSPKKLKHKLDQVISELEDTKKSLQNVLGRQRRLQKSLRKTIRELKDECLISQETANRLEAFCWEWCRESIEQDYIS, encoded by the exons ATGGTGAAATGTTGCTCGGCCGTTGGATGTGCTTCTCGCTGTTTACCGAATTCCAAGCTAAAAGGACTGACATTTCACGT ATTCCCCACAGATGAAAACGTCAAAAGAAAATGGATATTAGCAATGAAAAGACTTGATGTGAATGCTGTAGACACTTGGGAGCCTAAAAAAGGAGATGTGTTGTGTTCAAGGCACTTTAAGAAGACAGATTTTGACAGAAGTGCTCCAAATATTAAACTGAAACCTGGAGTCATACCTTCTATCTTTGATTCCCCATCTCACTCACAG GAACATAGCTACAGTGTGATGGACAGTCCAAAGAAACTTAAGCATAAATTAGATCAAGTGATCAGCGAGCTAGAGGATACCAAGAAAAGTCTGCAGAATGTTTTAGGCCGACAAAGACGTTTACAAAAATCATTGAGGAAGACAATCAGGGAATTAAAGGATGAATGTCTCATCAGCCAAGAAACAGCAAATAGACTGGAAGCTTTCTGTTGGGAGTGGTGTCGAGAGAGCATAGAACAAGACtatatttcatga
- the THAP6 gene encoding THAP domain-containing protein 6 isoform X1 yields MVKCCSAVGCASRCLPNSKLKGLTFHVFPTDENVKRKWILAMKRLDVNAVDTWEPKKGDVLCSRHFKKTDFDRSAPNIKLKPGVIPSIFDSPSHSQGKRQKLHCRKNFTLKALPVTNHNHQLVGASSCIEEFQSQFIFEHSYSVMDSPKKLKHKLDQVISELEDTKKSLQNVLGRQRRLQKSLRKTIRELKDECLISQETANRLEAFCWEWCRESIEQDYIS; encoded by the exons ATGGTGAAATGTTGCTCGGCCGTTGGATGTGCTTCTCGCTGTTTACCGAATTCCAAGCTAAAAGGACTGACATTTCACGT ATTCCCCACAGATGAAAACGTCAAAAGAAAATGGATATTAGCAATGAAAAGACTTGATGTGAATGCTGTAGACACTTGGGAGCCTAAAAAAGGAGATGTGTTGTGTTCAAGGCACTTTAAGAAGACAGATTTTGACAGAAGTGCTCCAAATATTAAACTGAAACCTGGAGTCATACCTTCTATCTTTGATTCCCCATCTCACTCACAG GGGAAAAGACAAAAGCTTCATTGTAGGAAAAACTTCACCCTCAAAGCCCTTCCAGTCACAAACCACAATCACCAGCTTGTTGGTGCTTCCTCGTGTATCGAAGAATTCCAGTCCCAGTTCATTTTT GAACATAGCTACAGTGTGATGGACAGTCCAAAGAAACTTAAGCATAAATTAGATCAAGTGATCAGCGAGCTAGAGGATACCAAGAAAAGTCTGCAGAATGTTTTAGGCCGACAAAGACGTTTACAAAAATCATTGAGGAAGACAATCAGGGAATTAAAGGATGAATGTCTCATCAGCCAAGAAACAGCAAATAGACTGGAAGCTTTCTGTTGGGAGTGGTGTCGAGAGAGCATAGAACAAGACtatatttcatga